The Sulfuricystis thermophila genome segment TGCCCCATAGAACAGCCGCACCTTGCCTTCCCAGCTGCCGTAAAGCTCGTAGAGGGTGCGAATCAAGGCGCGGAACGGCGCGATGCCCGTGCCCATGCCGATCATCAGGATACCCGCCTTGCGATCGACCGGCAGCGCGAACGGATAGCCGACCGGGCCCTGGAATTCGACTGTCGCGCCAGGCTTGAGATCGCACAGATAGTTGCTGGCAACGCCTGGATAGCGTTCGCCGTTGAACTCGTCGATGTAGTCATGGCGTTTGACGCAGAGGGAGAATTCCACACCCTCGTCGCGCTCGACCGGGGCATCGGCCACCAAGTAGAGGCGCGCATGATGGACATTGCCAAACTGGCCCGGCGCAAGAATACGGATGCATTGACCGAGCCGAGGCGCAAAATCCGCGTCGCCACAGTGAAAGACGAGATGCCGCACCTCCTCCGGCATTTGTTCCGGGGTGAGGCGGTCGGAACGCACCAGGGTGGCACGCCGGATCAAGTGGATCGAGGCTTCGTCGCCGGACATCGTTGACTCTCATTGCTGGAAAGAATTGGCAGGATAATACGCGAATGCTTCCCGCCTTCTCCATCGGCCGTCTGCCGCGGATCGAGTTCGGCAGCGGCGCCCTGCAAAAAGTTCCCGGCATCGCCGCCAATTTCGGCCAGCGCCTGCTCATCGTCACGGGGAAGCAGAGCTTCCTCGCCTCTCCACATGCGCCGCCGCTCTTCGAAGCCCTACGCCAGCGCGGCTGCACATGGGAAACCGTTCATGTCGCAGGCGAGCCCACCGTGGCGTTCATCGATGCCACCGTCGGCCAGCTGCGCGGTGAAGATTTCGCCGCGGTGATCGGTATCGGCGGCGGATCCGTGCTCGACGCCGCGAAGGCGATCGCAGGACTCCTCAAACCCGGCAACTCGGTACTCGACCATCTCGAAGGCGTCGGCCCCGAGTTGCCCTACCGCGGCCCGGCCACGCCCTTCATCGCCGTGCCCACGACCGCCGGCACCGGCTCGGAAGTGACGAAGAACGCCGTGATCGGCGAGCCGGGCAAATTCAAGAAATCCTTCCGCGACGAGCAGCTGGTGGCCGCCTGGGCAGTCGTCGATCCGGACCTACTCGCCAGCTGCTCACCAAAGCTCATCGCCGCCGATGGCATGGATGCCTTCACCCAGCTCCTGGAGAGCTTCGTCTCGCGGCGTGCGAATCCACTCACCGACGCACTGGCGAGGAGCGGCATCATGGCGGTGAAGGACGGCCTGCTGCCCTTTTACCGCGATCCGCAGAACGCCGCGGCACGGGAAAAGATGGCTTATGCCGCGCTCGTTTCCGGCATTTGCCTCGCCAATACCGGGCTGGGCGCGGTGCATGGGCTGGCCGCGCCCCTGGGGGCCTTCTTTCCGATTCCACATGGTCTGGCGTGCGGCACCTTGCTGGCGACGACGACGGCGGTCAATATCGACGCGCTGAAACAACGCGCGCCCGACAGCCCGGCGCTGCCGAAATATGCCGAAATCGGCCGGCGCTTCGCGATGCAGAAGGGCCTGAACGGCGACGCTGCCCGCGCCTTCCTGATCGACACCCTGCAGCAATGGGAGCGCGAGCTCGACCTGCCACGGCTGTCGGCGTGCCGTGTCACCAGCGCCGACTTGCCACGCATCGTCGCCAACTGCCGCGGCAGCAGCATGCAGACCAACCCGGTCGAACTGAGCGATGACGAAATCACCCACATCCTGCAAGAAAGGCTCTGATCATGGCCATCCACCGTCGCCCGATTCAGGAACGCATCGACTGGTTGTACGATCTTGCCGATCGCCACAGCACGAGCTTTTCCAGTCCCGAGGCATGGCTGGCGCGGCAACGCTATCTGGCCGAACATCCGACCGCCATCGCGGTGTTCAAATGTATGGATGGACGGGTGAATATCCCGGTGGTCACCAACACGCCGGTCGGCATCCTGATGCCATTCCGCAATCTCGGCGGCCGCTTCGACCTGGGCTGGCCGCATCTGGGCGAAGTGCTAGCCAGCCATGTCCAGCGCGTGGTGAGCAGCGGACGGCGCGTGCTGCTGATCATCAACTATCACTTTTCGCAAGGCGATCCGCGCCGTGGCTGTGCCGGCTTCGATTACGACACGTCCGCAGCGTTTGCCCATACATTGGAAATCCAGCAACAGGTCGAAACCATCTTTGGCGCTGCCCACGGGACGGTCTATCCCCTCGTCATCGGCTTGGAAACCGATGAGGATGCCCTGATCATCCATGGCCGCGACGGCGAAAGCCTGGAACTCGCCAAGCTTTCAGCCGACGAACGCGCCACGCTCGATCTCCGTCTGGCAAAGTTACTACCGGACATGCCGGCGCAAATGCGCGCCGACCTGTTGCCGCTGCTTCACGGCAATCTCGAACACATCGACGAGGTGCGCGAGCAAATCCGCCGCAACGAGCGGATGCTCGACATCGAACACCGTGAATGGATGATCTGTCTCGGTCGCGGCTTCGACTTCCTGCACACACCGAACGTTGCGCTGATCATCGGCCCCTACAGCCCGAATCTCGCCGAGCCGATCCACCGCGCCGCCGGCATCATCGAATCGAACATGGTTGCCGGCCGTATCCCGGACGATGGCCTATTGCTGCTCGCGTCCGTCCCTTATGACGAAATCGGCGTCGATCGGGCGCGCGCCGAGGTAAAAAGCCGCTTCCTCACTCGCTTCGCCACCGACGTGATCCGGCGCGAATTCCCCGCGCTGGCCGACAAGATGACGATCCACACCGCCGTGCTCGACTGGCGCTCGCGGCGGCTGGAGATCATCGGCACGCAATAAATCGGCGCTGACGGGACGGCACGCCCCGTCGAATACAACTGCCGAAAACAGGGTAATTACGGCAAAATGCGCAGCACGCGTCCGCCACCCCGCTAGCCGCCACGCCTCAAGACAAGAATTCACGCCATGACCGACAGAGCCATGACCCGCCATACAGAATGGCTACGGGCTGCCCAACTAGCCTTGCTGGCCCTGTGGATGGGCACATCTCCTGCGCTGCACGCCGAGCCCCTTCGCCTCAACAGCGGCGTGCGGGCACCCTACTTCCAGCCTGACAAGACGGGCTTCATCGACCGGCTCGTCCCCGAAGTCTTCCGCCGCCTCGGCATCGAGGCCGAGGCGGTGCAGTACGCCGCCTCAGAGCGTGCCATGATCAATGCCAACAACGGCGTCGATGACGGCCTCGTGCTGCGCATCCGCGGCCTCGAGAAGAACTACCCCAATCTGGTCATCATCGACGAGAAGATCATCGACAACGACTTCGTCGCCTATACCAGGAAGGCCAGATTTGCCACTACGAGCTTCGCCGCCCTGAAGGGCCGCCAGGTCGGTTTCATCAACGGCTGGAAGATCTTCGAGACGAACATTCCTGGCGACGTCTCGGTAACGAAGGTGCAGGAGGCAACTCAGCTCTTCAAACTGCTCGAGCAGGATCGTGTCGACGTCGTGCTCTACGAGCGTTGGCAGGGCAACCAGATCCTCAGGGAAAGCGGTATCCGGGCGCAAGTGCTGGAACCGCCGCTCGCCACCCGCGAGATGTTCATGTACCTGCACAAGAAGCACGCCCATCTGGCCGGGCCGGCCGCGCAGGCACTGCGGGCGATGAAGGCCGACGGCACCTGGCAGCGCATCGCCGCCGAGAGCCTGCCAGGTTTCACGGCGCGATGAGTCATCAGGGCTTCGCACACGGCGGGCACCGTCTCGCCCGTCGCCTGGTGCTGCTGACGCTGCTGGCCAGCGGCCTGATCGCGACCTTTATCACCCTGGCGCAGATCTATCTCGAATACGACCGCGAGATGGCCGAGATCGAGGGCCGATTCAGCGAAATCGAGACCGCCTACCTGCCGAGCATCAAGCAGGGGCTGTGGGTGATGGATCGCCCTGCGCTGCAGACGCTCGCCGATGGCATTCGCAAGCTGCCCGATTTCGAATACGCGATGATCCAGGACGAGAACGGGATCGTCGCGCAAAGCGGCAACCCGCCGCAGGATCGCCGATTATCACGGCGCTTCGAGATCACCTACGACTACCGCGGCGCTACCCAACAGATCGGCACGCTTGAAGTGACCGCCTCGAATGCCGGCCCGGTGACGCGTGCCTGGCAGCGGCTGTGGCTGACACTGATCCTCAACAGCTTCAAGGCCGCGCTGGTGGCCACGCTGCTGCTGCTGTTCGTCCAGCGCATGATCACCACGCCGGTCGAACGCATCCATGAGCATACCCGCCGCATGGCGGCGGGCCAGCTCGGCGAGCCGCTGCGCATCGAGACCCGCTTCCCATCCACCCCGAACGACGAGATCCACGAACTGGCACAGGCCGTCGATACGATGCGCGAGAGCCTGCGTCAGCGCAATGCCGAACTGGAGCTGGCCGCGGGCGTGTTCTCGCATGCCTTCGAGGGCATCATGATCACCGATGCCGAGGGCGTCATCCTGTCGGTGAACCCGGCTTTCACCGCCATCACCGGCTATGCGCCGGAGGAAGCCATCGGCAAGACGCCACGCCTACTGCACTCTGACCACCAGGACGAGTATTTCTACCGCGACATGTGGGCCAAGCTGTCGCTGACCGGCGAATGGCGCGGCGAACTGTGGAACCGCCACAAGGACGGCCACGCCTACCTGCAATGGACCAGTATCACCACGATCTACGATGCCGAGGGAACCCCCTATCGCCGCATCGCCGTGATGACCGACATCACGGAAGAGCGGCGCAACGAAGAACGCATCCGCCACCAGGCGTTCCACGACGCGCTGACCGGCTTGCCGAACCGCACGCTGCTGCAAAACCGCCTCGAGCACGCGATAAAGTCCGCCAGTCGCGGCGGCGAGCGACTCGCCCTGCTGTTCATCGACCTCGACCGCTTCAAGGTGATCAACGACAGCCTCGGCCATCTGGTCGGCGATCAGCTGCTCAAGAAAGCGGCGCAGCGCATGGCGCAATGCGTACGAGCCGGCGACACGGTGGCCCGCCTCGGCGGCGACGAATTCGTCATCCTCGCGCCGATCAATGACAGCTCGGATGCCACACAGATCGCCGAGAAGATCATCCACGAGGTCGCCCAGCCATTCGACCTCCAGGCGCAGACGCTGTATGTCGGCGCGAGTGTCGGTATCAGCGTGTACCCGGAGGATGGTAGCGATGCCGCCACCCTGCTGCGCAACGCTGACGTCGCCATGTATGCATCCAAGCAGGCCGGCCGAGGCACGCTACGCTTCTTCGACACCGGCATGAACGAGCGCGCCCAGCAGCGCCTGAGGATCGAGGCTGCCCTGCGGCGCGCCATCACCGCACAGGAATTCGAGCTCTATTACCAGACCAAGATCTGCCTGAAGGACGGACGGCACTGCGGCATGGAGGCGCTGATCCGCTGGAATGATCCGGAACTGGGCCTCGTGTCGCCGGTCGACTTCATCCCACTGGCAGAGGAAACCGGCCTGATCGTGCAGATCGGCGACTGGGTGCTCGATGCCGCCTGCGCCCAGATGCGCCGATGGCTCGACGGTGGCCACATCGCCGGACCGGTCGCCGTGAATGTCTCGGCGCTGCAGCTCAACGACGCCGGGTTCG includes the following:
- a CDS encoding oxidoreductase, with translation MSGDEASIHLIRRATLVRSDRLTPEQMPEEVRHLVFHCGDADFAPRLGQCIRILAPGQFGNVHHARLYLVADAPVERDEGVEFSLCVKRHDYIDEFNGERYPGVASNYLCDLKPGATVEFQGPVGYPFALPVDRKAGILMIGMGTGIAPFRALIRTLYELYGSWEGKVRLFYGAKTGLDMLYMNDENKDLAQYVHQPTFKAFKAVSPRPALDAPIELDRAIAQNAAEVWEMLQQPETHLYLAGVDRLWPQVEKALVAAAGSAARWQAVRDQIKASGRWYEVLY
- a CDS encoding iron-containing alcohol dehydrogenase, which gives rise to MLPAFSIGRLPRIEFGSGALQKVPGIAANFGQRLLIVTGKQSFLASPHAPPLFEALRQRGCTWETVHVAGEPTVAFIDATVGQLRGEDFAAVIGIGGGSVLDAAKAIAGLLKPGNSVLDHLEGVGPELPYRGPATPFIAVPTTAGTGSEVTKNAVIGEPGKFKKSFRDEQLVAAWAVVDPDLLASCSPKLIAADGMDAFTQLLESFVSRRANPLTDALARSGIMAVKDGLLPFYRDPQNAAAREKMAYAALVSGICLANTGLGAVHGLAAPLGAFFPIPHGLACGTLLATTTAVNIDALKQRAPDSPALPKYAEIGRRFAMQKGLNGDAARAFLIDTLQQWERELDLPRLSACRVTSADLPRIVANCRGSSMQTNPVELSDDEITHILQERL
- a CDS encoding carboxysome shell carbonic anhydrase domain-containg protein, with amino-acid sequence MAIHRRPIQERIDWLYDLADRHSTSFSSPEAWLARQRYLAEHPTAIAVFKCMDGRVNIPVVTNTPVGILMPFRNLGGRFDLGWPHLGEVLASHVQRVVSSGRRVLLIINYHFSQGDPRRGCAGFDYDTSAAFAHTLEIQQQVETIFGAAHGTVYPLVIGLETDEDALIIHGRDGESLELAKLSADERATLDLRLAKLLPDMPAQMRADLLPLLHGNLEHIDEVREQIRRNERMLDIEHREWMICLGRGFDFLHTPNVALIIGPYSPNLAEPIHRAAGIIESNMVAGRIPDDGLLLLASVPYDEIGVDRARAEVKSRFLTRFATDVIRREFPALADKMTIHTAVLDWRSRRLEIIGTQ
- a CDS encoding substrate-binding periplasmic protein, yielding MTDRAMTRHTEWLRAAQLALLALWMGTSPALHAEPLRLNSGVRAPYFQPDKTGFIDRLVPEVFRRLGIEAEAVQYAASERAMINANNGVDDGLVLRIRGLEKNYPNLVIIDEKIIDNDFVAYTRKARFATTSFAALKGRQVGFINGWKIFETNIPGDVSVTKVQEATQLFKLLEQDRVDVVLYERWQGNQILRESGIRAQVLEPPLATREMFMYLHKKHAHLAGPAAQALRAMKADGTWQRIAAESLPGFTAR
- a CDS encoding bifunctional diguanylate cyclase/phosphodiesterase; this encodes MSHQGFAHGGHRLARRLVLLTLLASGLIATFITLAQIYLEYDREMAEIEGRFSEIETAYLPSIKQGLWVMDRPALQTLADGIRKLPDFEYAMIQDENGIVAQSGNPPQDRRLSRRFEITYDYRGATQQIGTLEVTASNAGPVTRAWQRLWLTLILNSFKAALVATLLLLFVQRMITTPVERIHEHTRRMAAGQLGEPLRIETRFPSTPNDEIHELAQAVDTMRESLRQRNAELELAAGVFSHAFEGIMITDAEGVILSVNPAFTAITGYAPEEAIGKTPRLLHSDHQDEYFYRDMWAKLSLTGEWRGELWNRHKDGHAYLQWTSITTIYDAEGTPYRRIAVMTDITEERRNEERIRHQAFHDALTGLPNRTLLQNRLEHAIKSASRGGERLALLFIDLDRFKVINDSLGHLVGDQLLKKAAQRMAQCVRAGDTVARLGGDEFVILAPINDSSDATQIAEKIIHEVAQPFDLQAQTLYVGASVGISVYPEDGSDAATLLRNADVAMYASKQAGRGTLRFFDTGMNERAQQRLRIEAALRRAITAQEFELYYQTKICLKDGRHCGMEALIRWNDPELGLVSPVDFIPLAEETGLIVQIGDWVLDAACAQMRRWLDGGHIAGPVAVNVSALQLNDAGFASRVVDILRRHGLNGCHLQIEVTESTVMANPEQAIRALSRLAALGISIAVDDFGTGYSSFSHLKRLPINILKIDRTFVNDIGKRSEDEQIVTAIIQVAHALRLQVVAEGVETQEQAAFLAGLGCHYGQGYLYAKPLPLAEFEKLVTV